The following proteins come from a genomic window of Paenibacillus sp. CAA11:
- a CDS encoding ABC transporter substrate-binding protein: protein MRRQLKMVLSLVCLLMVMGCSTSPGTEQTTRITFLNSKTEIKAQMEEMAKQYNQAHPGVTLEIITAPEGTSAYQKLMSMYGSGSAATLSMLDPGDAQQFLDKAVDLSQEKWVDETIDNGLDAVKKNESMVGFPFAVEGYGLIYNKKVLDKAVGGSFDPSSVKSRSSLNLLMNQIKETGVEPVMLSPMDWSLGSHLLTVSYAVQPGGGSKFVKDMQNSSIEMSRNDVMNGWVQTLDLLKENNINKNSPMSSTLEDGAKALGEGKVGLWFMGNWAWDVIKSNDKANGEYGFLPLPLNDDTEDPINAKITVGVTKYILIDSTTTTPKQQEEAKKFLDWLVFDKSGQEFLVNQTNTIPAFKNIALEPADPLGKSIKAYISAGKTLPFMTTLPPDHWAITGASIQSYIRGKIDSAELLNQIRIYWKAQR from the coding sequence ATGAGGAGACAGCTGAAGATGGTACTTTCGCTGGTATGTTTATTGATGGTTATGGGATGTTCAACTTCTCCAGGTACAGAGCAAACAACCCGGATCACCTTTCTGAATTCCAAAACCGAGATAAAAGCTCAAATGGAGGAAATGGCGAAACAATACAACCAAGCGCATCCCGGAGTAACTTTGGAGATTATAACTGCACCGGAAGGGACTTCAGCCTATCAAAAGCTGATGTCAATGTATGGCTCGGGAAGTGCGGCAACCCTGTCGATGCTCGATCCTGGGGACGCTCAACAGTTTCTGGATAAGGCAGTTGATCTAAGCCAAGAAAAATGGGTGGATGAAACGATAGACAATGGATTGGACGCCGTGAAGAAGAACGAATCTATGGTTGGTTTTCCGTTCGCGGTTGAAGGGTACGGATTAATTTACAATAAGAAGGTGCTCGACAAGGCGGTTGGAGGCTCATTCGATCCTTCCTCGGTAAAAAGCCGAAGCAGTTTAAACTTGTTAATGAACCAAATCAAGGAGACGGGTGTAGAACCCGTTATGCTCTCCCCGATGGACTGGTCGCTCGGTTCCCATCTTTTAACGGTATCTTACGCCGTTCAACCCGGAGGGGGCTCCAAGTTTGTTAAGGACATGCAGAACAGCTCCATAGAAATGTCCCGAAATGATGTGATGAACGGGTGGGTTCAAACCCTGGATTTGCTTAAAGAGAACAATATCAACAAAAATTCGCCGATGAGCAGCACCTTGGAAGACGGAGCCAAGGCTTTAGGAGAAGGAAAAGTAGGGCTTTGGTTTATGGGCAACTGGGCTTGGGATGTAATTAAGAGCAATGATAAAGCCAATGGGGAGTACGGTTTCTTGCCGTTACCGTTGAACGATGATACGGAGGACCCTATTAATGCCAAAATTACGGTTGGTGTAACCAAGTATATACTTATCGACTCTACGACCACCACGCCCAAGCAGCAGGAGGAAGCCAAGAAGTTTCTTGATTGGCTTGTATTCGATAAGTCCGGACAGGAGTTTCTGGTCAATCAGACGAACACGATCCCCGCGTTTAAGAATATTGCTTTAGAACCTGCCGATCCTTTGGGTAAATCGATCAAAGCGTATATCTCGGCTGGCAAGACCCTGCCGTTTATGACAACTCTTCCTCCCGATCATTGGGCCATTACCGGAGCTTCTATTCAAAGCTATATCCGCGGAAAAATCGATTCGGCCGAATTGTTGAATCAAATACGCATTTACTGGAAAGCCCAACGCTGA